DNA sequence from the Moorena sp. SIOASIH genome:
TTTATGAACTACCCCGTCCTGATCGTTCGCCTTTGGCGTGGCCTACGGCCAGGACGGGGTGTCAGCAGACCCGTCCTTAGAACGTGATTTTTGACGCTTCATCTTCCCTAGTTGCTTCATAGATCCAGTATGTTTACTGGCCTTTGAAGTAGAGCTAGAAAATCCACGTTTGTCGAGGTCAATTCCGTACCCCGGCTGTTTTCCATTAGCCGCATTGAACATTACCATTGTGCTTGTTTTGTCCCTATCAAACTCAAACTCGCAAGCGTCACAAACGTGGTATCTATTCGACAGTTCAGCCCAACTTTTGTGAACTTTTCCACACTCTGGACAACGCTGAGATGGTTTTAATTGTCTAGTCGGCAATTGAAGGACAATTCCACCTTTGAGTTCAATTTTGTAGGTCAGCATTTTATTAAGAGTGCCGAACCCTACATCTAAAATGGCTTTGTTCAATCCAGCTTTTTGTTTCTTTCTTTGTGACCCTTTTTTAGCTTTTCGGGTCATCCCTTTTGTATTCAGTTTTTCGGTTACGCCGATGTCATAACGACTAGATAGGTCTGACGTAACTTTGTGTTGCCAATCTCTGCGCGCTAATCCAACTTTTCTCTTTAACTGGTATTCTTTTTTGTTCGCCTTTTTCCAACGCTTAGACGCTTTTATGCCTTTCTTGAAATTAGGAGCTTGTTTCCTACGCTTTTCCTTGCCAGCTGCCTTTGCCTTAGGTTCTAGAGTTTTACTAAAACGCTGGTTGGCTATCTCCTCGAATTCACTGCCATTGAAAGCTGTAATAGCTGTCTCAGTCCCCAGGTCATAAGCTACGATTTTCTCGTACGCTAAGTTAGATTCTGAACCGTATTTAGGGTCAGGGGTTTCTGTCTTGACGGTTATTGAAGCATACCAGGCGTTTATATTAGGTTTGTACGTAATCGTGAGAGTTGTTGGTGTCCCCCAAAACTTGGCCTGCCCACGCATCTTTATAGTGAGACCAAGGTCGTTTAGCGTTAAGGTACCATTTTTTCCATCAGTGTTAGCCTTCCAGCCAGCTTTACTGGGATAAGTCCATCCAGAGTATTTTCGGCTTGGCTTATATTTTGGAATTCCACCTAACCCTTGAAAAAAGCGATTATAAGCTAAATCTACTCTCTTCAGAGTGGCCTGCAAAGAAGTGCTATACAATTCACTATATTCCGGCCAGCACTTTTTGAAGTCAGGTAAGCAATTCTGTTGATCCAGATATCCTATAGACTTTTTGTTTGCTTTCCACTCATAACGACGATCGGCTATCCCGGCGTTGTAAAGCAACTGGTGCAGTTTCCTTGCGTAAAACATTTTTGACGTAGCTGTTTTGTTGGGATATAAACGGAACGTTTGCCTGAGAGTCGCCATAAGTGGAATCACCTCCTTGAATTCTGCGTTCTTTGCTTGCTATATTTTTAGTATAGTTGATGGTAAATAAAAATGTCAAACACAAAAAGGAAAAAACCTCAGAAAAGAATGAGGGGAGCACCTGCTCATTATGACGAACTAAAAAGACAGCATGGAATTTGGCTTACAGATACGACTTGGAAGTGGTTGCAGTTAGCAGCTAAAGACTCCGGGGTAAGCGTTGGAGAATATATAGAGAGTTGGGTTAGAAAACAAGTCTCTGGTATTTGTTCGCGTAGCGTGGCCAAAGGCCAAGGGGCTATCCATCCCCCACCTGAACGTTCGCGTAGCGTGGCCTTTGGCCAGGTGGGAGAATTTCGCCCCCTCAAACTCCCCCTACTTTTTTAAAGGAAGCGATCGCATGTTCGTAGCGACCGATGCGATAAAGGGCAAATCCTCGCTGTTTCCAAGCCAAAGAGTTTTGAGCATCAAGTTGAATCGCCTTGTCACAATCGGTGATTGCTTTTTCATATCGACCGAGTTGATAAAAAGCTGTGCCTCGGTCAATCCAAATTGAAGCAGCTTTGGCATCCACTTCCAGTACTTGGTTGTAGAATGCGATCGCCTCAGAATAGCGTTTCAAATCATAAAGCAGCACACTGGCAATTTTTTGGGGAATAATTGTCTGTACCAACTGCTGTTCAAATTCTGATGTGGCTTGAATTGAAAGTGCTTGCTTCCAGGCCGTAATCACCGCATCGTATCGTTTGAGTTTATGGAAAGCGTTGCCTTTTTCAAACCACGCTAAAAGGTAATTGGGCTTAATTTTAATCGCTTGATCATAGGAAGCGATCGCGGCTTCGTACTGGCCCAAGCTACTCAAGGTATCCCCTCGCCAATACCAAGCTAAGAAAGAGTCTGGCTGAAGTTTTACAATCTGCTCTAGTATCGTTATCTCTTCACTATACTTACCAATTCCTCGTAACTGACTGGCTTGTTGCCACAACTGATTGATCATTCTCCCTTGTGCAGCAACTTTCTCTGTCGAGGGGTTACGGCGGTCAAAATCCATCTGAGCAACGACACTTTGAGCATTAGCACTAGCCATACTTGTCGTGATCAAAGTAGCTAGAGATACTACTACTTGAAACGGTAAATTTTTCATCTTTGGTGGTTAAGGAGTATTATAGTTGACTTAAAATTAGGGGTTACACTCATAATATTCCCAGCAATCCTGCCAAAGACACAGTTACAGGTATCACCATCGAAATGTTTTACCCCAACACCAAGGAAAGCGATCGCTACCAATCCTCCAAACACGCCCTAGACTTCTTCGGGTAGTTTGTGCCTTCGTGGTTCAATAAAAATCCTCTTACCCTAACTACCATACAATTATCTGTAGCATCTAATACTGTGAAATCATTAATGTAAAATGATTAACCTCTGGACTATCACCGCTATTGACCAACACGCTCACAACCTCCTAACTCCTGAAGCTGCTGCTAATTATCCCTATCCTGCCTTCTTCAGTGAAGCCTATGACCCTGATATCATTAATCATCATGCCCGTCACACCCTTTTCTACAAACGAAGCCTTCGGGATATTTCCCAACTCTTAGAGTGTGAACCAGAGGAAGAGGCAATTCTTGAACGTCGCCAGACATTGGGATTAAAAAAACTAACCCAGCAGTGTTTTCAATCATCTCAACTAGAAGCAATTTTCTTAGATGATGGTTTTCTGCCAAATGAGATTCTTCCTAGAGAATGGCATGAACAATTTCTGCCAGTAAAGCACATCCTTCGTTTGGAATATCTAGCAGAAAATCTAATCCGTGAGATAGATGACTTTGCTACCTTCCTAGACCGTTTCCGCTACAACATTGACCCACCACCACCAGAAGTGGTAGGCTTCAAGAGTATTGCTGCTTATCGTACAGGTTTGGATATCCAACTGATACCAGAGGAGGTAGCTAAGGAACGTTTTGATGCCTTCAAGCAAGAAGTCTTGAGGGGAAAACCCCTGCGGCTGGTAGATAAGCCTTTAATTGATTTCTTGATTACCCAAGCGCTAGAGATGGCGGCTAAACATGGACTACCTGTGCAGTTTCATACAGGGTTTGGTGACCCAGATTTAGACTTGCCGCTGGCTAATCCAGTTTATATGCGTTCGCTTTTGGAAAACCAACGCTTCCGTAACGCTCCGATTGTCCTGCTGCATGGGTCTTATCCCTATACCCAAGAAGCCGGTTATCTAGCAGCCGTCTATCCTCAGGTCTATTTAGATTTCGGGTTAGCGGTGCCTTTTTTAAGTGTAGCTGGGATGCGTAGCGTGGTGCAGCAGTTATTGGAATTTGTCCCAACCAGTAAACTGATGTATTCTTCTGATGCTCACAATATCCCGGAATTATATTACTTGGGAGCCAAGTGGGCACGGATAGTATTGGCACAGGTTTTGGAGGGAGCGATTCAGGATGGGGATTTGACTGCTAAGGAGGCGGAGTCGGTTGCTATGGGAATTTTGTGTGATAATGCTCGTGTGCTTTATAGGGCTAATGGTTCTTATGGTTCTTGATGAAACTGCAAAAGCCCATAGACACCCTAGCGCTTCGGTGCAGGGTAGGACAGGAAGAGGAAAAGGATTATTGGGTAAGCATTCAGCTATCAGTCGTCAGCCGTCAGCTTAAAACAAGCTATTTGGCTGACGATCTCAACGGACTCAAAGCCAAAGACTATGAATTCCTGGCTCGGGCACCTCAAGTAGCGTGGCCGAAAGGCCAGGGAACTGAGATTAAACCAATGGTTACCTCTTTCATTCAAAAGCACCGATTGCGCTACTTGAGGTGCTGCGCGAACAGTAGCGTGGCACAGGCTTCGACCCTGTAAGGTAGCGCTAATCGCTGACCGCTGAAAGCTGAAAGCTGACGGCTGAATGCTTACATTATTTGAGTTTCTGTTTTCCGGATACAGTGGCAGGAATGTTGGAGTTAAAAGAAGTAGATGAAATTTAATTACCACCCTGAGCCGTTCCTTCGGGCTTAGGGTTTTTTTGCTGGACTTTCTGCCAAAATCCAACGATTACCCAAATCTTAAAATAGCTCAGCTAAAGTTATTAGCAACTTATTTTGATTCCTGCGCTTAAAGTCTTAGGGGTTTTGTTATTGTTAGGTGGTAATATTAGAAATGAACAATAAATAGTTAGCGATAGACTAACTAAACATTAATTACTAGTCAGTAGCTAACATAAGGCTAAAAATAAACCTGTTTTTATTTTCCCTCTCCTCCTATCCGTTACATCCGTTACCCATAAGTGGCAGTATCTATCCTAGATTGGTACTTTTAGCTTACCTTAACCCAACACAATTTTAAGATGACCCGTGTAATTGGCTTAATGAGCGGTACATCTGTAGATGGCATCGATGCTGCACTAGTAGAGATTTCTGGCTCAGACTTAGATTTAAAGATTGAGCTACTGGCTGGTGCTACCTATGGCTACCCCACTGAACTCAGGGAGAAAATTCTAGCCGTCTGTGCTGGAACTCCCCTATCCATGGCAGAATTGGCAGCATTGGATGATGCGATCGCATTTCAATTTGCCCAAGCAGCATTGGCAATTGGGAGTGGTCATCCCCCCGCTGACTTAATTGGCTCCCATGGTCAAACAGTATACCATCGACCATTAGGGGTGAAAGGTGTTCGCGTAGCGTGGCCGCAAGGCCAAGGTTCATCCGAGTTGAAAGTTGGCCGGTTGAATGTTGTTCGCGAAGCGTGGCCGAAAGGCCAAGGTTTTCCAGACAAGCTGCAACCTGCTAATCTAGCTTACTCGAACGCCAAAGGCGAACAACCTGATAACCTTCAACCTGCAACGGAAACTAACCTTCAACCTGATAACCTTCAACCTGCTAACCTTCAACCTGCTAACCTTCAACCTGATAACCTTCAACCTGATAACCTTCAACCTGCTAACCTTCAACCTGCTAACCTTCAACCTGCTAACCTTGAACCTGCAACGGAAACTAACCTTCAACCTGATAACCTTCAACCTGCTAACCTTCAACCTACTAACCTTCAACCTGCTAACCTTCAACCTGCTAACCTTCAACCTGTAACGACTCTGGGATATAGCCTTCAACTGGGACGGGGAGAGGTGATTGCTGAGATTACCGGTATCAAGACCATCAGCAATTTCCGTGTGGCTGACATTGCTGCTGGGGGAGAAGGTGCGCCTCTGGTTCCTAAGATAGATGCCTGTTTGCTCCGGTCATCTACCCATAACCGATGTATCCAAAATATTGGTGGTATTAGTAATGTTACTTACTTGCCAGTTAGTGAAGGGAACTGGTTGGATCAGGTATATGGCTGGGATACTGGTCCGGGGAATGCCCTGTTAGATTTGGCTGTCGAGTATTTTACCAACGGTAGAAAAACCTATGATTACAATGGAGAGTGGGCAGCGAGTGGCACTCCCTGTGAGGCTCTGGTCGAACAGTGGCTTGCTCAAGAGTTCTTCAAGATACCGCCACCAAAATCTACCGGACGAGAGTTGTTTAGTCTAGATTATCTCAAGCAGTGTTTGGTAGAAAGTGAAGCCTATAACCTTGCTCCTGCTGATTTCCTGGCAACACTCACAGAACTCACTGTTGCCTCTATTGTTGAGAGCTATCGCAACTTCTTGCCTCAAATGCCAGATCAAGTACTCTTGTGTGGTGGAGGGGCAAGCAATTTATACTTGAAGCAACGGCTGCAAATTAGACTAGATTCGGTGCCAGTATTAACCACTGACCAGGTTGGGTTAAGTCGGGATTTTAAAGAAGCGATCGCATTTGCTGTTTTGGCTCATTGGCGTAACCTGGGTATTCCGGGAAATCTGCCTCAAGTAACCGGTGCTTCAGAGGCTGTATGTCTAGGAAACCTCTATTCTCCGAGATCGCAACACCCATCATCCTAAAACTGGGTATTTTAGCGATGCAGTGGCCTCACGGGGAGGCAGCGCGGTCTTGGGGAGGCAGTGCGGTCTTGGGGAGGCAGCGCGGTCTTGGGGAGGCAGTGCGGTCTTGGGGGTTCCCCCCATGAGCAACTGCCGTGGTTTCCCCCATGAGCGACTGCCGTTCCCCCAGCAACTGCCGTGGTTTCCACCATGAGCGACTGCCGTGGTTTCCCCCACTCGCGCTTTGCATCAAGACAGGGATCGTAAGGGTTGTCAAATGCAGTTAATAAGCTGCTGTTGCCATATCAGCTTAGAATCCCCCGTGGGTGAGTCTGGGGGAGAGTTCAACTAGTTTGTCTGTTGCTCCCTAGGAGTTGTGCTACTCGTGGAAGTTTGCCAATGGGATAACCTGAGGGGGTAAACCCCACAACCTTAGGTATAGCAGCTAGAATGAGTGGGGAACGATGAGAGGGTAATATTCAGTAACAGATAAAGAGTAACACCGTGGCTCACACCTTTTTATTGGAGGCAGGACGCTGGAGACTTCGGGGCAATTGGCTGGAACGCAATGGAAAATTAATTGTAGTCAGAGGTGGGACGATGGTTACCTGGAGTCGGGAAAACTGGTTTACCATGGTCACAAAACTGGTTTTTCCCAATAGTGAACGGGAGGATATCTCTTGCCAGTATCTAGGGCGTCTCGATACTGGGGAGCAGAAGTATACCTTTGTCTTACAGCACAGCCTCCTAGGTCGTGTCGAGGGAGAAGGCTGGGTGGCTCCAGAATCCATTGTGCAACGGTATTGGGTATTAGGGGATCGCCAACGACGCAGTGGTTTTGAAACCCGGTATCAACGTAATGAAAATATATACTATCTCTCCAGTAGCATTATGGCAGGTCATTATCTCAGTAGCACAATGGAAGCAACTTTGGAACGTCAGCAAAAATAGAAGTATTCTGGAATAAAGGGAGTTTTAAAAGCAGTACACCTGTGACCTTGCTATTTAGTTCATCTTCCTTAGTCCTTAGTCAGTTTTCTCCTTAGTCTTTAGTCCTTAGTCCTTTGTGATCCACATTAAGTCTCCTGGTATTTGCAAAAGACCAATGACCGATGACTAGTGACTAATGATTCATGAACACGTTACTTTCCAGATCTCACCAAAGAACTTATGATCACAGACCCTAACAAAGGTCGTCTACTCGCCAATCGCTA
Encoded proteins:
- a CDS encoding transposase, coding for MATLRQTFRLYPNKTATSKMFYARKLHQLLYNAGIADRRYEWKANKKSIGYLDQQNCLPDFKKCWPEYSELYSTSLQATLKRVDLAYNRFFQGLGGIPKYKPSRKYSGWTYPSKAGWKANTDGKNGTLTLNDLGLTIKMRGQAKFWGTPTTLTITYKPNINAWYASITVKTETPDPKYGSESNLAYEKIVAYDLGTETAITAFNGSEFEEIANQRFSKTLEPKAKAAGKEKRRKQAPNFKKGIKASKRWKKANKKEYQLKRKVGLARRDWQHKVTSDLSSRYDIGVTEKLNTKGMTRKAKKGSQRKKQKAGLNKAILDVGFGTLNKMLTYKIELKGGIVLQLPTRQLKPSQRCPECGKVHKSWAELSNRYHVCDACEFEFDRDKTSTMVMFNAANGKQPGYGIDLDKRGFSSSTSKASKHTGSMKQLGKMKRQKSRSKDGSADTPSWP
- a CDS encoding tetratricopeptide repeat protein, whose translation is MKNLPFQVVVSLATLITTSMASANAQSVVAQMDFDRRNPSTEKVAAQGRMINQLWQQASQLRGIGKYSEEITILEQIVKLQPDSFLAWYWRGDTLSSLGQYEAAIASYDQAIKIKPNYLLAWFEKGNAFHKLKRYDAVITAWKQALSIQATSEFEQQLVQTIIPQKIASVLLYDLKRYSEAIAFYNQVLEVDAKAASIWIDRGTAFYQLGRYEKAITDCDKAIQLDAQNSLAWKQRGFALYRIGRYEHAIASFKKVGGV
- a CDS encoding amidohydrolase family protein, producing the protein MINLWTITAIDQHAHNLLTPEAAANYPYPAFFSEAYDPDIINHHARHTLFYKRSLRDISQLLECEPEEEAILERRQTLGLKKLTQQCFQSSQLEAIFLDDGFLPNEILPREWHEQFLPVKHILRLEYLAENLIREIDDFATFLDRFRYNIDPPPPEVVGFKSIAAYRTGLDIQLIPEEVAKERFDAFKQEVLRGKPLRLVDKPLIDFLITQALEMAAKHGLPVQFHTGFGDPDLDLPLANPVYMRSLLENQRFRNAPIVLLHGSYPYTQEAGYLAAVYPQVYLDFGLAVPFLSVAGMRSVVQQLLEFVPTSKLMYSSDAHNIPELYYLGAKWARIVLAQVLEGAIQDGDLTAKEAESVAMGILCDNARVLYRANGSYGS